One Pullulanibacillus sp. KACC 23026 DNA segment encodes these proteins:
- a CDS encoding YkyA family protein: MIHRIKTFSLFLPLIGLLFIGGCSKQASPAEQAYTDMEKAAHEEKTFNDQQKPLIQEEQKEQNLYNEIMALDMKHFDQISAKSEEALKSIKKRRTLIMKEKESIDQAEKVFEKAVPLLKEVKTGKSATYAKALINDMSNRKSAFQTLYKDYSDSLDQETALFNLLKTKNLTVEKLQAQLDKVNNSYKKINTDKDKFNNSTNQFNQDKKNFYKSMNIMGKHSG; encoded by the coding sequence TTGATACATCGTATTAAAACATTTAGTTTATTTTTACCTTTAATAGGATTGCTTTTTATCGGGGGATGTTCAAAACAAGCAAGTCCTGCTGAACAGGCTTATACCGACATGGAGAAAGCCGCTCATGAAGAGAAAACATTTAATGACCAGCAAAAGCCGCTGATTCAGGAAGAACAAAAAGAACAAAACCTTTACAATGAAATAATGGCTCTTGATATGAAGCATTTTGATCAAATTAGTGCGAAAAGTGAAGAGGCTTTAAAGAGTATCAAGAAACGAAGAACTTTAATAATGAAGGAAAAGGAAAGTATTGACCAAGCAGAAAAGGTGTTCGAGAAAGCGGTCCCTCTTTTGAAAGAGGTTAAAACCGGCAAATCCGCCACTTATGCCAAAGCTTTAATAAACGATATGTCTAATAGGAAATCAGCATTTCAAACACTCTATAAAGACTACTCAGATTCATTGGATCAAGAAACAGCTCTCTTTAATCTGCTGAAAACAAAAAATCTTACCGTTGAGAAACTGCAAGCTCAGCTAGATAAAGTCAATAATTCTTACAAAAAAATTAACACAGATAAAGATAAATTTAATAACTCAACGAATCAATTTAATCAGGACAAGAAAAACTTTTATAAAAGCATGAATATTATGGGCAAGCATTCGGGGTAA
- the def gene encoding peptide deformylase, whose protein sequence is MLTMEDIVREGHPALRKVSKEVTLPPSEEEKEILQKMMEFLKNSQDDELAEKYKLRAGIGLAAPQIAINKRMIAIYLIEEDGKVHEYAWFNPKIISHSVEETYLESGEGCLSVDREVEGYVPRYARIRVKAYDLSGKEVSVKLKGLAAIAVQHEIDHLDGIMFYDRINKEDPFKIPDGVPKK, encoded by the coding sequence ATGTTAACCATGGAGGACATTGTACGCGAAGGCCATCCTGCCCTTCGCAAGGTTTCTAAGGAAGTCACGCTCCCTCCGAGCGAGGAAGAAAAAGAAATCTTACAAAAAATGATGGAATTTCTTAAGAACAGCCAGGATGATGAACTAGCTGAAAAATATAAACTGCGGGCAGGGATAGGTCTTGCTGCACCACAGATTGCTATAAACAAACGAATGATTGCTATTTATTTAATAGAAGAGGATGGCAAAGTACACGAATACGCTTGGTTTAATCCAAAAATTATTAGCCATTCGGTCGAGGAAACCTATCTTGAAAGCGGTGAAGGCTGTTTGTCAGTCGATCGTGAAGTGGAAGGCTATGTCCCGCGTTACGCCCGCATACGAGTAAAGGCCTATGATTTGTCTGGGAAAGAAGTTTCAGTAAAATTGAAAGGTTTGGCAGCCATTGCCGTTCAGCATGAAATCGATCATCTCGATGGCATCATGTTTTATGATCGAATCAATAAAGAGGATCCATTCAAAATTCCAGATGGCGTTCCAAAAAAATAA